From a region of the Butyrivibrio sp. AE3004 genome:
- a CDS encoding extracellular solute-binding protein, with translation MKIRFRLLGAVLTIALLLAALYYSKAGVKLHEERPIWGSNDKTTIRLWYTDDALTDYLTAKVVEYNEKSKKTRVETQCVSGLEYLEAINKASIEGDNYPDVFIMTHDGLEKAYLAGLAKEIKNPEIFDDEALSYSASAKNAITYKGKYIAYPYYFETSSLLYNRTYLEDEARARAQAAIDAAEGEAAQAAADAGEIVGEDINSDAAGADAGGEETDEAEGVAEESTLSPEQVEQEVQNMLPKTIEDILLFADNYNAPDSVEAVFQWDVTDIFYNYFFVGSYLDLGGESGDDISKIDVYNENTINCMSFYQQLNQFFAIDENAVNYDKVLQDFIDGKTVFTVATSDAVAKIEAAKAEGNCNFEYGVTTMPALNEKYTTRTMSVTNCLVVNGYSEHQEKANDFAAFLCSETTDACYSMSGKLLSHDGVPYNNDSLNSFVSVYANSVPMPKLMATSNFWVQLEIAFANIWDGAGVNDTLKTLSENVKLQINGTAVEEDRLPDATVVITEGQEE, from the coding sequence ATGAAGATAAGATTCAGGCTGCTGGGAGCAGTTCTTACAATAGCGCTGCTTTTGGCAGCTTTATATTATTCTAAAGCGGGCGTAAAACTTCATGAGGAGCGCCCTATTTGGGGCTCAAACGATAAAACGACAATAAGATTATGGTATACTGATGATGCTCTTACGGACTATCTTACTGCCAAGGTAGTTGAATACAATGAAAAAAGTAAAAAAACAAGAGTGGAGACACAGTGTGTGTCGGGCCTTGAGTATCTTGAAGCTATAAATAAGGCATCAATAGAGGGCGATAATTATCCCGATGTTTTCATAATGACTCATGATGGGCTTGAAAAGGCATATCTTGCAGGACTTGCAAAAGAAATAAAGAATCCTGAGATTTTTGATGATGAGGCACTAAGCTATAGTGCCTCTGCTAAGAATGCGATCACATATAAGGGAAAATATATAGCATATCCCTATTATTTTGAAACAAGTTCTCTTCTTTATAACAGAACATATCTTGAGGATGAGGCAAGAGCAAGAGCCCAGGCTGCCATTGATGCTGCTGAGGGAGAGGCTGCTCAGGCTGCGGCAGATGCCGGAGAGATAGTCGGTGAGGATATTAATTCAGATGCCGCAGGTGCTGATGCGGGCGGTGAAGAGACTGATGAAGCAGAGGGTGTAGCCGAAGAAAGTACATTATCTCCTGAACAGGTTGAGCAGGAAGTTCAGAATATGCTTCCTAAAACAATAGAAGACATTCTTCTTTTCGCTGATAACTATAATGCTCCTGACTCTGTTGAAGCTGTATTTCAGTGGGATGTTACCGATATCTTTTATAATTATTTCTTTGTGGGCAGTTACCTTGATCTTGGTGGTGAATCAGGTGACGATATAAGTAAAATAGACGTTTATAATGAGAATACTATTAACTGCATGAGCTTTTATCAGCAGCTCAATCAGTTCTTTGCTATTGATGAGAATGCGGTTAACTATGATAAGGTTTTACAGGACTTCATTGATGGGAAAACTGTATTTACTGTTGCTACCTCTGATGCTGTTGCTAAGATAGAAGCTGCTAAGGCAGAAGGGAATTGTAACTTTGAGTATGGTGTTACCACTATGCCTGCTCTTAATGAAAAGTACACAACCAGAACAATGTCTGTAACAAATTGCCTTGTTGTCAACGGCTATTCGGAGCATCAGGAAAAGGCAAATGATTTTGCTGCATTTCTTTGCAGTGAGACTACCGATGCCTGCTATTCCATGAGTGGCAAGCTCCTCTCACATGACGGCGTTCCTTATAATAATGATTCTTTGAATTCATTTGTAAGTGTTTACGCAAACTCTGTACCTATGCCAAAACTTATGGCTACCAGTAACTTCTGGGTTCAGCTTGAGATTGCTTTTGCTAACATTTGGGATGGGGCGGGTGTTAACGATACGTTAAAAACTTTGTCAGAGAATGTAAAGCTTCAGATAAACGGCACGGCAGTAGAGGAAGACAGGCTTCCGGATGCTACCGTAGTAATTACTGAAGGTCAGGAAGAATAA
- a CDS encoding aspartate aminotransferase family protein has protein sequence MSIMNEYIEEAEKDLLHTYNRFQVVLDKGQGVHLYDMEGKSYLDFVSGIGVFALGYGDTEYNDALKAQIDKIIHTSNYYYNMPAINAAHKLKKISGMDRVFFTNSGAEAVEGAIKAARKYAFLKDNSTDHEIIAMNHSFHGRTYGALSVTGNPHYREAFEPMIGNIRFADFNDFESVKSQVTDKTCAIIMETVQGEGGIYPATEEFLKNVRQLCDEKDILLILDEIQCGMGRTGYMYAWQKFGVKPDIMTTAKALGCGVPVGAFLMTEKVGANSLVAGDHGTTYGGNPLAAAAINKVLDLFETKHIIDNVREVSEYLEEQLEELKKRHDCITCRRGSGLLQGLEFDHPVAETINAALEHGLILINAGANVIRFIPPLIITKEDVDEMISILEPCI, from the coding sequence ATGAGTATAATGAATGAATATATAGAAGAAGCCGAAAAGGATCTTCTCCATACATACAATCGTTTCCAGGTTGTTCTTGATAAGGGACAGGGAGTGCACCTCTATGATATGGAAGGCAAAAGCTATCTTGATTTTGTTTCCGGAATAGGTGTTTTTGCTCTTGGCTACGGAGATACGGAATATAATGATGCTTTGAAAGCACAGATTGATAAGATTATTCACACCTCGAACTATTATTATAATATGCCCGCGATTAATGCAGCTCACAAGCTTAAGAAAATATCGGGCATGGACCGTGTTTTCTTTACAAACAGCGGGGCCGAGGCTGTTGAAGGAGCTATCAAGGCTGCTAGAAAATATGCTTTTTTAAAGGACAATAGTACGGATCATGAGATAATTGCGATGAACCATTCCTTCCACGGAAGAACCTACGGAGCATTATCCGTTACAGGAAATCCTCACTACAGAGAAGCTTTTGAGCCTATGATAGGCAATATTCGCTTTGCGGATTTTAATGATTTTGAAAGTGTAAAAAGTCAGGTTACAGACAAGACCTGCGCTATAATAATGGAGACTGTTCAGGGAGAGGGTGGTATTTATCCTGCCACTGAAGAATTCCTTAAGAATGTAAGACAGCTCTGTGACGAAAAGGATATTCTGCTTATTCTTGACGAGATTCAGTGTGGAATGGGAAGAACCGGCTACATGTATGCATGGCAGAAGTTTGGAGTTAAACCTGATATCATGACAACAGCTAAGGCTCTTGGCTGCGGCGTTCCTGTCGGAGCATTCCTTATGACTGAAAAAGTAGGTGCAAATTCACTTGTTGCAGGAGACCATGGAACCACCTACGGAGGTAATCCTCTGGCAGCTGCAGCAATTAACAAAGTCCTTGATTTATTCGAGACGAAACATATAATAGATAACGTGAGAGAGGTTTCGGAATATCTCGAGGAACAACTTGAAGAGTTGAAAAAACGTCATGATTGTATAACCTGTCGTCGTGGAAGCGGCCTGTTGCAGGGACTTGAATTTGACCATCCTGTGGCAGAAACAATTAATGCTGCACTGGAGCATGGACTTATTCTTATCAATGCCGGTGCAAATGTAATACGTTTTATTCCTCCGCTCATCATTACCAAAGAGGACGTTGATGAGATGATCAGTATCCTGGAGCCTTGCATTTAG
- the argC gene encoding N-acetyl-gamma-glutamyl-phosphate reductase has product MIKVGIIGATGYAGAEIARLIYSHPQAEIVWYGSRSYIDERFSSVYGNFFKIIDEKCLDDNMDELADKVDVIFTATPQGLCAGLVNDEILNKVKIIDLSADFRLKDVEIYEKWYGIEHKSPQYINEAVYGLCEINRADIKNARIVANPGCYTTCSILTAYPLVKEKLIDPATLIVDALSGTSGAGRGAKTANLFCEVNESVKPYGIANHRHTPEIEEQLGYAAGESFTINFTPHLIPMNRGILATEYATLNKKEDGTLPTKEDIRAAYEKYYKDEKFIRLLPDGVYPETRWVETSNYVDIGFKIDVRTGRIIMVGAIDNLVKGAAGQAVQNMNILFGLDESMGLDFVPAFP; this is encoded by the coding sequence ATGATAAAGGTTGGAATAATCGGAGCAACAGGATATGCGGGAGCAGAGATAGCAAGGCTTATTTATTCACATCCGCAGGCAGAAATAGTGTGGTACGGCTCAAGGAGTTATATAGATGAGAGATTCAGTTCTGTATACGGAAACTTCTTTAAAATAATAGATGAAAAATGTCTTGATGATAACATGGATGAGCTTGCTGATAAAGTGGATGTAATATTCACTGCAACTCCTCAGGGACTTTGCGCAGGACTTGTTAATGATGAGATTTTAAATAAAGTAAAAATAATTGATCTGTCAGCAGACTTCAGATTGAAGGATGTGGAGATCTATGAGAAATGGTACGGAATAGAACATAAATCTCCTCAATATATTAATGAAGCGGTTTACGGATTGTGTGAAATAAACAGAGCTGATATTAAAAATGCAAGAATCGTAGCTAATCCCGGCTGCTATACAACCTGTTCGATTCTTACCGCTTATCCTCTTGTAAAGGAAAAGCTGATTGATCCGGCAACACTCATTGTCGATGCTTTAAGCGGTACATCAGGAGCAGGAAGAGGAGCTAAGACAGCCAACCTTTTCTGTGAGGTTAACGAGAGTGTAAAGCCGTATGGTATTGCAAATCACAGACATACTCCCGAAATCGAGGAACAGCTTGGATATGCGGCAGGAGAGAGCTTTACGATAAACTTTACACCCCATCTTATTCCAATGAACAGAGGAATTCTTGCTACGGAATATGCTACCCTGAATAAGAAGGAAGACGGAACTCTTCCTACAAAAGAGGATATCAGGGCTGCATATGAGAAATATTATAAGGATGAGAAGTTTATAAGACTTTTACCTGATGGTGTTTATCCTGAAACAAGATGGGTTGAGACCAGTAATTACGTGGATATAGGTTTTAAGATTGATGTGAGAACGGGTCGCATCATCATGGTTGGTGCTATTGATAATCTTGTGAAAGGTGCTGCAGGACAGGCAGTACAGAATATGAATATTCTCTTCGGACTTGATGAGAGTATGGGACTTGATTTTGTTCCCGCTTTTCCCTGA
- a CDS encoding argininosuccinate synthase, with the protein MAKEKVILAYSGGLDTTAIIPWLKENFDYEVVCVCIDCGQEEELDGLEERATSCGASKLYILDVIDEFCDEYVVPCVQAHAVYENKYLLGTSMARPLIAKKLVEIARKEGAVAICHGATGKGNDQIRFELGIKALAPDIKIIAAWRNDKWTMDSRESEIEYCKQHGINLPFSADSSYSRDRNLWHISHEGLELEDPGQAPNYKHLLVLGCTPEDAPDEATTVTMTFEAGVPKSVNGKEMKVSDIIRTLNKLGGENGIGIVDIVENRVVGMKSRGVYETPGGTILYEAHQQLEELILDRDTYTMKKDMGNKFADLVYEGKWFTPLREAEQAFIESTQKYVTGEVTFRLYKGNIIKAGTSSPYSLYNESIASFKTGDLYDHHDAEGFINLFGLSSKVRAMKMQEVEKNKNK; encoded by the coding sequence ATGGCTAAGGAAAAGGTAATACTTGCATATTCGGGTGGTCTTGATACAACAGCGATCATTCCGTGGCTCAAGGAGAATTTTGACTATGAAGTTGTGTGTGTATGCATCGACTGCGGTCAGGAAGAGGAGCTTGACGGACTTGAAGAGAGAGCTACAAGCTGTGGCGCTTCCAAGCTCTATATATTAGATGTTATAGATGAGTTCTGTGATGAGTATGTGGTTCCCTGTGTTCAGGCACATGCCGTATATGAGAATAAGTATCTTCTAGGAACTTCAATGGCTCGTCCGCTTATCGCTAAGAAGCTGGTTGAAATCGCAAGAAAAGAAGGCGCAGTTGCTATCTGCCACGGTGCTACCGGTAAGGGTAACGATCAGATTCGTTTCGAGCTTGGTATCAAAGCACTCGCTCCCGACATCAAGATCATCGCTGCCTGGAGAAATGACAAGTGGACAATGGATTCCCGCGAATCAGAAATTGAATATTGCAAACAGCACGGAATCAATCTTCCTTTCTCTGCAGACAGCAGCTATAGCCGTGACCGTAACCTCTGGCATATATCTCATGAAGGTCTTGAACTTGAAGATCCCGGACAGGCTCCCAATTACAAGCACCTGCTGGTTCTCGGCTGCACACCTGAGGACGCTCCCGATGAGGCAACCACAGTTACCATGACCTTTGAAGCAGGTGTTCCGAAGTCCGTAAACGGCAAGGAAATGAAGGTTTCAGATATCATCCGCACTCTTAACAAGCTTGGCGGTGAGAATGGTATCGGTATTGTAGATATCGTAGAGAACCGTGTTGTAGGTATGAAGTCACGTGGTGTATATGAGACTCCCGGCGGAACAATCCTCTATGAGGCTCATCAGCAGCTCGAAGAGCTTATCCTTGACCGTGACACCTATACCATGAAAAAGGATATGGGCAACAAGTTTGCAGATCTTGTTTACGAAGGAAAATGGTTCACTCCTCTCCGAGAGGCTGAACAGGCATTCATCGAATCAACTCAGAAATATGTGACAGGTGAAGTTACATTCCGTCTCTACAAGGGCAACATCATCAAAGCAGGAACATCATCACCCTATTCACTTTACAATGAGTCAATCGCTTCCTTTAAGACAGGTGATCTTTACGACCATCACGATGCAGAAGGCTTCATAAATCTCTTTGGTCTTTCATCAAAGGTTCGTGCTATGAAGATGCAGGAAGTTGAAAAAAATAAGAACAAGTAA
- a CDS encoding helix-hairpin-helix domain-containing protein, translated as MQKNITNSFIFLILVGSIMVSGCNKKSTDVVLTEPACVLTESGAADVNSFETGTENVDAGSNDAATTEENTSKTDSPYEQNEQKQEDQPVIPENIMVHVCGAVLCEGVYELPAGSRVVDAIRAAGGLLEEADSNYVNQALVLEDGVKVKIPTLEESALLPEEESGIQASSTTGDAGISGMVPNDKASEDSKSSKVNINTAGEDELCSIPGIGPSRAKNIIAYREENGRFGTIEDIKRVSGIKDKFFSKIKDHITV; from the coding sequence ATGCAGAAAAATATTACAAACAGCTTTATATTTTTAATTTTAGTCGGAAGCATAATGGTTTCCGGTTGTAACAAAAAAAGCACTGACGTTGTGCTTACCGAACCGGCCTGTGTTCTGACCGAAAGCGGCGCGGCAGATGTAAACAGTTTTGAAACCGGAACGGAAAATGTGGATGCCGGAAGTAATGATGCTGCTACGACAGAAGAAAATACTTCGAAAACTGATTCACCGTATGAACAGAACGAACAAAAACAGGAAGATCAACCAGTGATTCCTGAGAATATCATGGTTCATGTATGCGGTGCTGTTTTATGTGAGGGGGTATATGAGCTTCCCGCAGGGAGCAGAGTAGTTGATGCAATCAGGGCAGCAGGCGGCCTTTTAGAGGAAGCTGACAGTAATTATGTTAATCAGGCACTTGTCCTTGAGGATGGAGTAAAAGTAAAAATACCGACTCTTGAAGAAAGTGCATTATTACCTGAAGAAGAGAGTGGAATACAGGCTTCTTCGACAACCGGTGATGCCGGTATTTCCGGAATGGTTCCAAATGACAAAGCTTCTGAAGATAGTAAGAGCAGTAAAGTGAATATCAATACAGCAGGGGAGGATGAATTGTGTAGTATCCCCGGTATTGGACCCAGTCGGGCGAAGAATATAATAGCCTATCGGGAAGAAAACGGAAGATTTGGAACAATCGAAGACATTAAGAGAGTTTCGGGAATTAAGGATAAGTTTTTTTCAAAGATAAAAGATCATATAACAGTTTGA
- a CDS encoding S66 family peptidase: protein MIKRPDYIKPGCSIGITAPSFGPSSEPYYSMYFYAKKNLETRGYKVIEGDTLFKNDGVGINTDPKVAAAELMDFYKRSDVDAIISAGGGELMNETITHVDFESLRDVKPKWYMGYSDNTNFIFPLVTIAEVQGIYGPCISGLAKKWELPETDAVALLEGTKTEFAGYDRFVDPEKEEKGEEITDYSTVNFDVPYNYNSEKVLTNLVFENGTAVKAGESEKISMRGILLGGCVDVLANMIGTRFDNMRSFNERYKDIIWVLEACDLTPMSYRRAIWNMREAGWFDNAKGFVIGRPLTAFGKNMMGADHYNAVTAVVGELGVPVIMDADIGHIDPMLPVVMGAEAKVSAEGNDLRIKYL from the coding sequence ATGATAAAAAGACCTGATTATATTAAACCCGGATGCAGCATAGGAATTACAGCCCCCTCCTTTGGTCCGTCCAGCGAGCCCTATTATTCAATGTACTTTTATGCAAAAAAGAACCTTGAAACCAGAGGCTATAAAGTAATAGAAGGAGATACTCTTTTTAAAAACGACGGAGTCGGTATAAATACTGATCCGAAGGTTGCTGCCGCAGAACTTATGGATTTTTACAAAAGAAGCGATGTGGATGCAATCATTTCCGCAGGTGGCGGAGAACTGATGAATGAAACAATCACTCATGTTGATTTCGAAAGTCTAAGAGACGTAAAACCGAAGTGGTATATGGGATATTCCGATAACACTAATTTTATTTTTCCTCTTGTTACGATAGCGGAGGTTCAGGGAATCTATGGACCCTGTATTTCCGGTTTAGCTAAAAAATGGGAGCTACCGGAGACGGATGCTGTTGCACTTCTTGAAGGGACCAAAACGGAATTTGCAGGCTATGATCGTTTTGTAGACCCGGAGAAGGAAGAAAAGGGTGAAGAAATTACTGACTATTCTACGGTTAATTTTGATGTTCCCTACAACTATAATTCCGAGAAGGTTTTGACTAACCTTGTATTTGAGAACGGAACGGCTGTAAAGGCCGGTGAAAGCGAAAAAATAAGCATGCGGGGTATTTTACTTGGCGGCTGTGTGGACGTACTGGCAAATATGATAGGTACCAGGTTTGACAATATGCGCAGCTTTAATGAGAGATATAAGGACATTATATGGGTTCTTGAGGCCTGCGACCTTACGCCTATGAGCTACAGAAGAGCTATCTGGAATATGAGAGAAGCAGGGTGGTTTGACAATGCAAAGGGCTTCGTGATAGGAAGACCTCTTACCGCTTTTGGAAAAAATATGATGGGAGCTGACCATTATAATGCAGTTACGGCTGTTGTCGGAGAACTTGGAGTACCTGTTATTATGGATGCGGATATCGGGCACATTGATCCGATGCTTCCCGTTGTCATGGGGGCAGAAGCAAAAGTAAGCGCAGAAGGTAATGATCTTAGGATAAAATATCTTTGA
- the argJ gene encoding bifunctional ornithine acetyltransferase/N-acetylglutamate synthase encodes MKQIKGGVTAAKGFKAASTEANIKYKNRKDMMLIYSESPCTAAGVFTSNVVKAAPVMWDKEILSDLHPVHAIVANSGIANACTGEQGRKICSETAGEVEMLLGLPENSVLVASTGVIGMQMNMDAIKNGISKMVTELSDSEEAGTGAAEAIMTTDTHSKQMAMEFEVGGKVCRIGALAKGSGMIHPNMCTMLSFMTTDVSISHELLQKALRAVVVDTFNMISVDGDMSTNDSLMVMANGDAGNTMIIEENDDYKVFVEALYTICKEMSRMLAGDGEGATALFTVNVINADTKENARVLAKSVICSSLTKAMIYGHDANFGRILCALGYSGVLFDPDKVELSIESAAGSVLLFKNGEPIEFDEEYATKVLSEEEVIAKVDMHTGTEEATAWGCDLTYDYVKINADYRS; translated from the coding sequence ATGAAACAGATTAAAGGTGGTGTAACAGCAGCTAAAGGCTTTAAAGCAGCAAGCACAGAGGCTAACATAAAGTATAAAAACCGTAAGGATATGATGCTCATATATAGTGAATCACCCTGTACAGCAGCGGGAGTTTTTACGAGTAATGTTGTAAAAGCAGCTCCTGTAATGTGGGATAAGGAGATATTGAGTGACCTTCATCCTGTTCATGCAATTGTCGCAAACTCCGGAATTGCAAATGCATGTACCGGAGAACAGGGCAGAAAAATCTGCTCCGAAACAGCGGGAGAGGTTGAAATGCTTCTTGGACTTCCGGAGAATTCGGTCCTTGTGGCTTCAACAGGTGTCATAGGCATGCAGATGAATATGGATGCCATAAAAAACGGTATAAGTAAGATGGTTACAGAGCTTTCTGATTCAGAGGAGGCAGGGACCGGTGCGGCTGAGGCTATTATGACTACCGATACCCATTCCAAGCAGATGGCTATGGAATTTGAGGTTGGAGGAAAAGTCTGCAGAATAGGTGCACTTGCCAAAGGCTCGGGAATGATACATCCCAATATGTGCACTATGCTCTCATTCATGACAACAGACGTATCAATCTCACATGAGCTTTTACAGAAAGCACTAAGAGCAGTTGTGGTAGATACCTTTAACATGATTTCGGTTGACGGAGACATGTCAACAAACGATTCGCTGATGGTCATGGCAAACGGAGATGCGGGAAATACAATGATCATTGAAGAGAATGATGACTACAAAGTTTTCGTGGAGGCTCTGTATACAATATGTAAAGAGATGTCAAGAATGCTTGCAGGTGATGGCGAAGGTGCAACAGCGCTCTTTACGGTAAACGTTATTAACGCAGACACCAAGGAAAACGCAAGAGTGCTTGCTAAATCAGTTATCTGCTCTTCACTTACAAAAGCAATGATTTACGGTCATGATGCCAATTTCGGCAGAATTCTTTGTGCACTTGGATATTCGGGAGTTTTATTTGATCCTGACAAGGTAGAGCTTTCCATCGAGAGTGCTGCGGGAAGTGTTTTACTGTTTAAAAACGGAGAACCTATTGAATTTGATGAAGAATACGCAACTAAGGTCTTGTCCGAGGAAGAAGTTATTGCCAAGGTTGACATGCATACGGGAACCGAGGAGGCTACTGCCTGGGGTTGCGATCTGACCTATGACTACGTAAAAATAAATGCCGATTACAGAAGCTGA
- a CDS encoding DUF1294 domain-containing protein — protein MNSLELILTYLGIINFISFLAMGSDKRKAKRNAFRTPESIFFILALMGGSIGSILGMYIFRHKTKHWYFVVGMPAILLAQIAIVVGINMSPIEVLFR, from the coding sequence ATGAACTCATTGGAATTAATTTTAACTTATCTTGGAATAATCAATTTTATAAGCTTTCTTGCCATGGGGAGTGACAAGAGGAAGGCAAAGAGAAATGCCTTTAGGACACCGGAATCAATATTTTTTATTCTGGCGCTCATGGGGGGCAGTATCGGAAGTATTCTGGGAATGTATATTTTCAGACATAAGACGAAGCATTGGTATTTTGTAGTTGGAATGCCGGCAATACTTCTTGCACAGATAGCGATTGTTGTTGGCATAAATATGTCTCCGATAGAAGTTCTGTTTAGATGA
- a CDS encoding GNAT family N-acetyltransferase, whose protein sequence is MVRTMTIDDYEEVYALWNSIEGFGIRTLDDSYEGIMMFLKRNPTTSAVDVEDGRIVGAILCGHDGRRASFYHVCVNKEFRRHGIGKKMVEFCIDRLREEKINKVCLNAFVTNKVGNAFWQRMNWTLRSDMYYYDFTLNEDNKTVFVRNEEK, encoded by the coding sequence ATGGTACGTACAATGACTATCGATGATTATGAAGAGGTTTATGCACTGTGGAATTCAATTGAGGGCTTTGGCATAAGGACACTCGATGATTCATATGAAGGCATTATGATGTTTTTAAAAAGAAATCCCACTACCAGTGCAGTTGATGTAGAGGATGGCAGGATAGTAGGAGCTATTCTTTGCGGACATGACGGCAGACGCGCCAGCTTTTACCATGTATGCGTAAATAAAGAATTCAGGCGACACGGCATAGGCAAGAAAATGGTTGAGTTCTGTATAGACAGGCTTAGAGAAGAGAAAATAAACAAGGTTTGCCTCAATGCTTTTGTGACAAATAAAGTCGGAAATGCATTCTGGCAGAGAATGAACTGGACGCTAAGATCGGATATGTACTATTACGATTTTACACTGAATGAAGACAACAAGACTGTATTCGTGCGAAACGAGGAGAAATGA
- the argB gene encoding acetylglutamate kinase: MDKDMQEVLKKAEVLIEALPYIQRYNRKIIVVKYGGSAMESEEFQKNVIKDVTLLKLVGFKPIIVHGGGKAISKWVGKVGKEAEFVNGLRVTDAETMEIAEMVLNKVNKCLVRMVQELGVKAVGISGKDSGLLKAKKKLSGGQDIGFVGDVESVNPKILYDLIDNDYLPIVAPVGMNEDFETFNINADDAACAIAKAVSAEKLAFLTDIEGVYKDINDPSTFISRLTCSEADALIASGNIGGGMLPKLANCTNAVKEGVHRVHILDGRIPHCLLLEIFTNKGVGTMFMPDTDLNQDEA; the protein is encoded by the coding sequence ATGGACAAGGACATGCAGGAAGTATTGAAAAAGGCAGAAGTGCTTATTGAGGCACTTCCTTATATTCAGAGATATAACCGTAAGATCATCGTTGTTAAATATGGCGGAAGTGCCATGGAAAGCGAAGAATTTCAGAAAAACGTCATCAAAGATGTGACACTTCTTAAACTTGTAGGCTTTAAACCCATAATCGTACACGGTGGCGGAAAAGCCATCAGTAAATGGGTAGGCAAGGTGGGAAAAGAGGCTGAATTTGTAAACGGGCTTCGTGTTACTGACGCCGAAACAATGGAAATTGCCGAGATGGTACTCAACAAAGTCAATAAATGTCTGGTAAGAATGGTCCAGGAACTCGGCGTTAAGGCTGTCGGAATAAGTGGCAAGGATTCCGGACTTCTAAAGGCAAAAAAGAAGCTTTCAGGTGGACAGGACATAGGCTTTGTCGGTGATGTTGAGAGTGTTAATCCCAAGATTTTATATGATCTTATTGATAATGATTATCTCCCGATAGTTGCACCTGTTGGAATGAACGAGGATTTTGAGACCTTTAATATCAATGCTGATGATGCTGCATGTGCCATTGCCAAGGCTGTAAGTGCCGAAAAGCTTGCATTTCTTACAGATATTGAGGGAGTTTATAAAGATATTAATGATCCCTCTACATTTATTTCAAGACTTACCTGTTCTGAAGCGGATGCACTTATTGCAAGCGGAAATATCGGAGGAGGAATGCTTCCAAAGCTTGCAAACTGTACAAATGCTGTTAAAGAAGGTGTTCACAGAGTCCACATTCTTGACGGAAGAATTCCGCACTGCCTGCTTTTGGAAATCTTTACAAATAAAGGTGTCGGAACAATGTTTATGCCCGATACGGATTTAAATCAGGATGAAGCGTGA
- a CDS encoding LytR/AlgR family response regulator transcription factor — MHIAVFDDNIADRKQMERLLKRQSDRYQKEGKEHFYIDLYGNIEALMRFPQLYDIIFIDMAEPETDDSHFRNGMDVAKLLFEAGGLKNVVMCSSKHDYRELAQKTGLTDELLFIDKPIRVKDLEDMLAECEKRLGDPIPTLELRGEKETFYARQDDIICAEMIGEHRLIVYFTEGRQLNLITDIYNLFEQCEIFDSICPVSQNALVNVNHIKSEAFGSVIMDNDRKIKVAFAYRGNIKEIRRRLAVKAQQNQEK, encoded by the coding sequence ATGCATATAGCCGTTTTTGATGATAATATCGCTGACAGAAAACAGATGGAACGCCTTTTGAAACGTCAGTCCGATCGTTATCAGAAGGAAGGAAAAGAACATTTTTATATTGATCTGTATGGGAATATTGAAGCTCTGATGAGATTTCCGCAGCTTTATGACATTATTTTTATAGATATGGCTGAACCGGAAACGGATGACAGTCATTTCAGAAATGGAATGGATGTAGCAAAGCTGTTGTTTGAGGCCGGCGGTTTGAAAAATGTCGTAATGTGTTCGTCAAAGCACGATTACAGAGAGCTTGCCCAAAAAACGGGCCTTACGGATGAACTTTTGTTTATTGATAAGCCCATAAGAGTTAAGGACCTTGAGGATATGCTTGCTGAATGTGAAAAGCGTCTTGGAGATCCGATTCCGACTCTGGAGCTTCGCGGAGAAAAAGAAACATTCTATGCCAGGCAGGATGACATAATCTGTGCTGAGATGATAGGAGAGCATAGGCTCATCGTATATTTTACCGAGGGACGACAGCTTAACCTCATAACTGATATCTACAATTTATTTGAACAGTGCGAGATATTTGATTCCATATGTCCCGTTTCACAGAATGCACTTGTTAATGTGAACCATATTAAGAGTGAAGCCTTTGGCTCTGTTATAATGGATAATGACAGAAAAATAAAAGTTGCTTTTGCCTATAGGGGCAACATAAAAGAAATACGCAGGCGCCTTGCAGTAAAGGCACAACAAAATCAGGAAAAATAA